From Deltaproteobacteria bacterium, the proteins below share one genomic window:
- the queA gene encoding tRNA preQ1(34) S-adenosylmethionine ribosyltransferase-isomerase QueA, which produces MKTDSFYYELPDSLIAQHPAAERAHSRMMVINRSEGTVTCRHFYDIVEYFGNDDTLVINDSRVIPARLTGTKETGASIEILLLTKLETPETWEVLLKPAKRVRPGTRINFEGGPWAEVRDRVSEKKWTVAFQGVTDFPHFIERHGRTPLPPYIRRRKGESLFEGGDRERYQTVYAQRPGSVAAPTAGLHFTEDLLAALRDGGTGIVPVTLHVGYGTFLPITSERIEEHRMEREYFELSEEAARRISDAHRLTAAGTTSTRVIETCAGGNGRLRASRGYTDLFIYPGYRFKRVDRLLTNFHLPRSSLFLLVCAFAGTELIRKAYTIAVEERFRFYSYGDCMLII; this is translated from the coding sequence ATGAAAACAGACAGTTTTTATTACGAACTACCCGATTCACTGATAGCTCAGCATCCCGCGGCCGAGCGGGCCCATTCACGGATGATGGTCATAAACAGGAGTGAAGGAACGGTAACATGCCGTCATTTTTATGATATTGTAGAATATTTCGGCAATGACGATACGCTTGTCATCAATGATTCCCGCGTGATCCCTGCACGATTGACGGGAACGAAGGAAACGGGGGCCTCGATAGAGATCCTGCTTCTCACGAAACTGGAGACACCTGAAACATGGGAGGTCCTGCTCAAACCAGCGAAACGGGTCAGACCGGGAACAAGGATCAATTTTGAAGGGGGGCCCTGGGCGGAAGTTCGTGACCGCGTCTCAGAGAAGAAATGGACGGTCGCCTTTCAGGGGGTAACCGATTTTCCGCATTTCATCGAACGGCATGGACGAACGCCACTTCCCCCCTATATAAGACGGCGAAAGGGCGAATCCCTGTTCGAGGGGGGTGACCGCGAACGCTACCAGACCGTCTATGCACAGCGACCGGGTTCGGTGGCGGCACCCACGGCGGGACTCCATTTCACCGAGGATCTCCTCGCCGCGCTCAGGGATGGAGGCACCGGCATCGTTCCCGTTACATTGCATGTGGGATACGGGACCTTTCTTCCCATCACATCCGAGCGGATAGAAGAGCACCGGATGGAACGGGAGTATTTCGAACTCTCTGAAGAGGCGGCCCGGCGGATCAGCGACGCCCACCGCCTGACGGCCGCGGGGACCACATCGACCAGGGTGATCGAAACCTGTGCTGGCGGGAACGGCAGGCTCCGGGCTTCCCGGGGATATACGGACCTGTTCATTTATCCGGGATATCGGTTCAAGCGGGTCGACCGTCTCCTGACGAACTTTCACCTCCCCCGGTCATCGCTCTTTCTGCTGGTCTGCGCCTTCGCCGGGACGGAGCTGATCCGCAAGGCCTATACCATCGCCGTGGAAGAGCGGTTCAGGTTCTACAGTTACGGTGACTGCATGCTCATTATATGA
- the secF gene encoding protein translocase subunit SecF produces the protein MELIKPGTTINFVGVIKVAFLASLAAIIISIASLVLHGGPNLGIDFAGGTMVQVKFKDKVTVDEIRKALATVELGKSVIQQFGYAADREFLIKTDRSSSEIKGLTGSINEALGERFGDGNYEIRRVEVVGPKVGEDLRKKGFLAICYAMIGILIYITWRFELRYALGAIIALVHDVTITVGIFSLLSKEFTLPIIAALLTIIGYSLNDTIVVFDRIRENVKKVKRQSLREIVNASINETLSRTLLTAGTTLLVVAALFFLGGAVIHDFAFALLIGIIVGTYSSIYIASPTILTWERIWPSKTKRKG, from the coding sequence ATGGAATTGATCAAACCGGGAACCACCATCAATTTCGTAGGAGTAATAAAGGTCGCCTTTCTGGCATCCCTGGCGGCCATCATCATCAGTATCGCTTCCCTTGTCCTCCATGGCGGGCCGAACCTTGGTATCGATTTCGCCGGCGGAACCATGGTCCAGGTCAAGTTCAAGGACAAGGTCACCGTTGACGAAATCCGGAAGGCCCTCGCGACAGTGGAACTCGGGAAAAGCGTCATCCAGCAGTTCGGATATGCGGCGGACAGAGAATTTCTGATCAAGACGGACCGTTCCAGTTCGGAGATCAAGGGGTTGACCGGTTCCATAAACGAGGCGCTCGGCGAACGATTCGGCGATGGGAATTATGAGATCCGCCGGGTGGAGGTCGTGGGCCCGAAAGTGGGGGAAGACCTGCGGAAAAAAGGCTTTCTCGCCATATGCTACGCCATGATCGGGATACTCATTTACATCACCTGGAGATTTGAGTTGCGCTATGCCCTTGGAGCCATTATCGCCCTTGTTCACGATGTCACCATAACCGTGGGAATATTTTCCCTTTTGAGCAAGGAATTCACGCTTCCGATTATTGCGGCGCTCCTGACAATCATCGGATACTCATTGAACGATACCATCGTCGTCTTCGACCGGATCAGGGAGAACGTCAAGAAAGTGAAACGGCAGAGTCTCCGGGAAATCGTGAATGCCAGCATTAATGAAACCCTCAGCAGAACCCTTCTCACGGCGGGGACGACATTGCTCGTCGTGGCGGCCCTCTTTTTCCTGGGCGGCGCCGTCATTCACGACTTCGCTTTCGCCCTGCTGATCGGAATCATTGTCGGAACATACTCGTCCATATACATAGCGAGCCCGACGATTCTGACATGGGAACGGATATGGCCGTCGAAGACCAAGAGGAAGGGGTAG
- the secD gene encoding protein translocase subunit SecD, whose protein sequence is MFDKNIQWRVIITIVIVVVSFFYLTPSFVDSLPSFWKNNLPSDKIHLGLDLQGGMHLVLEVETDKAVESATERVGNDLKEVLMKKRVKFRNFDRVNGTTITLEVPDKEASDLFISVLDSSFPALTVISSEAHDGRETFSLKINDKQAESIKKFAVDQSLETIRNRVDQFGVTEPEIIPQGKDRILIQLPGISDPERAINLIGKTALLEFKLVDDEHSLDEALRGNIPPGSEIVYGYRINSDTGRRTKTPYLLKQKTLLTGAALEDAKVAISNRFGEPYVAIKFDSQGARDFDRITAENVKKRLAIVLDDVVHSAPVIQERIPSGNAQITGIFTMEEARDLAIVLRAGALPAPVSILEERTVGPSLGQDSIDKGFLSIIIGSILVVIFMVIYYNYSGIVANVALILNIVLILGALAAFKATLTLPGIAGIVLTIGMAVDANVLIFERIREELRLGKSPRAAIDSGYSKALITIIDANVTTLIAALVLFQFGTGPVKGFAVTLSIGIICSMFTAIFVTRIIYDYFIWYRKIRTVSI, encoded by the coding sequence ATGTTTGACAAGAACATTCAATGGAGGGTCATCATCACGATAGTCATCGTGGTGGTATCGTTTTTCTATCTGACACCCTCGTTCGTTGACAGCCTGCCGTCCTTCTGGAAGAACAATCTTCCCTCCGACAAGATCCACCTCGGCCTTGACCTTCAGGGAGGCATGCACCTGGTCCTGGAAGTGGAAACGGATAAGGCCGTCGAAAGTGCAACGGAGCGGGTGGGCAACGATCTGAAGGAAGTTCTGATGAAAAAACGGGTGAAGTTCAGAAATTTCGACCGCGTTAACGGGACGACCATAACCCTTGAAGTCCCCGATAAGGAGGCGAGCGACCTTTTCATTTCCGTCCTGGACAGCAGCTTTCCGGCATTGACGGTGATCTCCTCCGAGGCGCATGACGGAAGAGAGACCTTTTCCCTGAAGATCAACGACAAGCAGGCTGAATCCATAAAAAAATTCGCCGTCGATCAGAGCCTTGAAACCATCAGAAACCGCGTTGACCAGTTCGGGGTGACCGAACCGGAGATCATACCTCAGGGCAAAGATCGCATCCTGATCCAGCTCCCCGGCATCAGCGACCCCGAGCGTGCCATCAACCTCATCGGGAAGACGGCCCTTCTGGAATTCAAGCTGGTCGACGACGAGCACAGCCTCGACGAGGCCCTGCGGGGCAATATCCCCCCGGGAAGCGAGATCGTTTACGGGTATCGGATCAACAGCGACACCGGCCGGCGCACGAAGACGCCTTACCTCTTGAAGCAGAAGACCCTTCTCACCGGCGCGGCCCTTGAAGACGCGAAGGTGGCCATCAGCAACAGGTTCGGCGAACCCTACGTGGCCATCAAGTTCGACTCTCAGGGAGCACGTGATTTTGACCGGATAACGGCGGAAAACGTCAAGAAACGGCTTGCCATCGTCCTCGATGACGTGGTGCATTCAGCCCCGGTCATCCAGGAACGGATACCGAGCGGGAACGCTCAGATAACCGGGATATTTACTATGGAGGAAGCCCGGGACCTGGCCATCGTACTGCGGGCCGGCGCACTCCCCGCGCCTGTTTCGATCCTCGAGGAACGGACGGTGGGTCCCTCGCTGGGCCAGGATTCCATCGACAAGGGATTTCTGTCGATCATCATCGGTTCCATACTGGTCGTCATTTTCATGGTCATCTATTATAACTACTCCGGAATCGTGGCGAATGTCGCGCTGATCCTCAACATCGTTCTTATTCTGGGCGCTCTTGCGGCATTCAAGGCCACGCTGACCCTTCCCGGCATTGCCGGTATCGTCCTGACCATCGGCATGGCCGTTGACGCGAACGTTCTCATCTTCGAGCGCATCCGGGAGGAACTGCGACTGGGGAAATCGCCCCGGGCCGCCATCGACAGCGGGTATTCGAAGGCACTCATCACCATTATCGACGCGAACGTGACGACACTGATCGCCGCGCTGGTCCTGTTCCAGTTCGGAACGGGTCCCGTCAAGGGCTTCGCCGTCACCCTGAGCATCGGTATTATCTGCAGCATGTTCACGGCCATATTCGTGACCCGCATCATATACGACTACTTCATCTGGTACAGAAAGATCAGAACTGTAAGCATATAG
- the yajC gene encoding preprotein translocase subunit YajC, producing MTSLAFAMGSAGQGGAGNQGADVHFIIVMVAIFAIFYFLLIRPQQKRQKQLKEMIDTLTHGDMVVTTGGLHGKITGITEQVVTLEIADKVRVKVSRGNIAAVTQKAAKE from the coding sequence ATGACAAGCCTGGCTTTTGCAATGGGAAGCGCCGGACAGGGCGGTGCGGGGAACCAGGGTGCCGATGTCCACTTTATCATTGTGATGGTGGCCATCTTCGCCATATTCTATTTTCTTCTCATCCGCCCGCAGCAGAAACGGCAAAAGCAGTTGAAGGAAATGATAGACACTCTCACGCATGGAGATATGGTCGTCACCACGGGCGGTCTTCACGGGAAGATCACCGGCATCACCGAGCAGGTCGTCACGCTCGAAATAGCCGACAAGGTCCGTGTCAAGGTATCACGGGGCAATATTGCCGCCGTCACGCAGAAAGCGGCGAAAGAATAG
- the tgt gene encoding tRNA guanosine(34) transglycosylase Tgt, which yields MTFDLIKDDPTSLARRGRIMTPHGTVETPVFMPVGTQGTVKSLTPERVRELGAEMILCNTYHLYLRPGHALIRDLGGLHHFMNWRGPILTDSGGFQIYSLSTLRKMTEEGAEFQSHIDGSLHFLSPEKCIEIQEAIGSDIMMCLDECLPYPADHAHARRSLELTLRWARRCRETQKNSDQALFGIIQGGMYDDLRRNALDELQEIGFDGYALGGLSVGEPKEVMRSVVADTAPLMPADRPRYLMGVGTPEDIVESVARGVDMFDCVLPTRNARNGMLFTNQGKIAIRNARYRTDDAPLDGDCDCYTCKHYSRAYLRHLYIAREILAIILNTIHNVRHFMRLMEQIREAIEGNRYERFRQEFGERVQDQEPVRE from the coding sequence ATGACCTTCGACCTCATAAAAGATGACCCCACCTCCCTGGCCCGTCGGGGAAGGATAATGACACCTCATGGCACAGTGGAAACCCCCGTCTTCATGCCCGTGGGGACCCAGGGAACGGTGAAATCCCTGACGCCGGAACGTGTCCGGGAACTGGGGGCGGAGATGATCCTCTGCAACACGTACCACCTCTATCTCAGGCCCGGTCATGCCCTGATCCGGGACCTGGGGGGGCTGCATCATTTCATGAACTGGCGTGGGCCGATCCTGACCGACAGCGGTGGATTTCAGATATACAGCCTCAGCACGCTGCGAAAAATGACCGAGGAGGGTGCCGAATTCCAGTCACACATAGACGGATCGCTTCATTTTCTGAGCCCCGAGAAATGCATTGAAATACAGGAGGCCATCGGGTCGGACATCATGATGTGTCTCGACGAATGTCTTCCCTACCCCGCGGACCATGCCCATGCCCGGCGGTCGCTTGAGCTGACCCTTCGCTGGGCCCGCCGCTGCCGGGAAACGCAGAAGAACTCCGACCAGGCGCTCTTCGGGATAATCCAGGGCGGCATGTATGACGACCTGCGCCGAAATGCCCTCGACGAACTGCAGGAGATCGGGTTCGACGGTTACGCCCTCGGTGGATTGAGTGTGGGGGAACCGAAAGAGGTCATGCGTTCCGTCGTGGCCGATACGGCGCCCCTGATGCCCGCCGACAGGCCACGGTATCTCATGGGAGTGGGAACGCCGGAGGATATCGTGGAAAGCGTCGCCCGGGGCGTCGATATGTTCGACTGTGTGCTGCCGACGCGAAACGCAAGAAACGGAATGTTATTTACAAATCAGGGAAAGATTGCTATAAGAAATGCCCGTTACCGCACGGACGATGCGCCGCTTGACGGGGATTGTGATTGCTATACCTGCAAACATTATTCACGGGCCTATTTACGGCACCTGTATATCGCCAGGGAGATCCTGGCGATTATTTTGAATACGATCCACAATGTCCGTCACTTCATGCGCCTCATGGAACAGATCAGAGAGGCCATCGAGGGTAACCGGTATGAGCGTTTCCGGCAGGAATTCGGGGAACGCGTACAAGACCAGGAACCGGTGCGGGAATAA